The proteins below come from a single Maylandia zebra isolate NMK-2024a linkage group LG23, Mzebra_GT3a, whole genome shotgun sequence genomic window:
- the sec22bb gene encoding vesicle-trafficking protein SEC22b-B has protein sequence MVLLTMIARLADGLPLAASMQEDEQLGRDLQQYQSQAKQLFRKLNEQSPTRCTLEAGSMAFHYCIEKGVCYLVLCEASFPKKLAFAYLEDLQAEFHEQHGKKVPTVSRPYSFIEFDTYIQKTKKSYIDSRARRNLGSINTELQDVQRIMVANIEEVLQRGEALSALDSKASNLSSLSKKYRSDAKYLNTRSTYAKLAAGGVFFIMLIVYVRFWWL, from the exons ATGGTGCTGCTGACGATGATCGCTCGGCTGGCTGACGGCCTGCCGCTGGCCGCCTCCATGCAGGAGGACGAGCAG CTGGGCCGGGACCTTCAGCAGTATCAGAGTCAAGCTAAGCAGCTCTTCAGGAAACTCAATGAGCAGAGCCCCACACGCTGCACTTTAGAGGCCGGTTCGATGGCGTTTCA CTATTGTATAGAGAAGGGAGTGTGCTACCTGGTGCTTTGTGAAGCCAGCTTTCCCAAGAAGCTAGCCTTTGCTTACCTAGAAGACCTCCAGGCAGAGTTTCATGAGCAGCACGGAAAGAAGGTCCCCACAGTATCCCGGCCTTACTCCTTCATTGAGTTTG ACACCTACATTCAAAAAACCAAGAAGTCGTACATCGACAGCCGAGCGAGGAGGAATCTGGGCAGCATCAACACAGAACTGCAGGACGTACAGAGGATCATGGTGGCGAACATCGAGGAGGTGCTGCAGAGAGGAGAGGCGCTTTCCG CACTCGACTCCAAGGCCAGCAACTTGTCCAGCCTGTCGAAAAAGTACAGAAGCGACGCCAAGTATCTGAATACCCGCTCCACCTATGCCAAGCTGGCAGCTGGAGGTGTCTTTTTCATCATGCTCATTGTCTACGTACGCTTCTGGTGGCTCTAA